The genomic interval TTCCTGCCGAATAATCGATTGCCTGTACCGGCCTTTTCGCGGGTAGACCCGCGAAAGGGCCAGAACAGGCAACCAAACTCTCAGCGCGAAGCCGCCACGATCAGTGCCTTCATCTCGGCCACTGCGGCTTTGAAGCCTACAAACAAGGCATGCGCCACCAGCGCATGGCCGATGTTCAGTTCATTGATGCCCTTGATCGCCGCCACCGCCTCGACGTTGTGGTAATGCAGCCCGTGGCCAGCATTGACGATCAACCCCTGCCCCACGCCAAACGCAACGCCATCGACGATACGCTTGAGCTCCTCGGCCACTTCGGTGGGGGTTTCGGCATCGGCATAACGCCCAGTATGCAGCTCGATGGCCGGCGCCCCCACCCGGCGAGAGGCCTCGATCTGGCGCTCGTCAGCATCGATGAACAACGACACTTCGGCACCGGTGCGGGCAAGACGCTCCACTGCCGCCTTGATCCGTGCCTCCTGCCCCGCCACGTCCAGGCCACCTTCGGTGGTCAGTTCCTGACGGGTTTCAGGCACCAGGCAGATGTGCGCCGGGCGGATCTTTTCGGCAAAGGCCATCATTTCTTCGGTGACGCCCATTTCGAAGTTCATGCGCGTCTGCAGCACATCCTTGAGCAGCAGCACATCGCGCTCCTGGATATGCCGACGGTCTTCACGCAGGTGCACGGTGATGCCATCGGCGCCCGCTTCCTCGGCATCCAGGGCAGCCTTGACCGGATCAGGGTAACGCGTGCCCCGGGCCTGGCGCAGGGTCGCCACGTGGTCGATGTTTACGCCGAGAAGCATGCGGTTGCTGTGAGTCACGAAAGGCTCTCCTGAAGGTTTAGCCCCACAGCATACGTCGTGATCAGCGCTTGCGAAACAGTTCCCGGCTGACCAACGGTTTTGCGCCCAGATGAACCGCCAGGGCCTGGCGCATCAGGCGCTTGGCCGCGAGCAAAGCGCCGGCGGTGTCCCAGTCGGCGTCGGCCAGGGCCAATAGCTCGATGCCGCGGAACAGGCCGGGTTGCACCCATTCGACCCGCTCCAGGCCGGCATCCACACGCAAGCGGTACAGCCCGTCGGCCGCGATGGGTTGATCGTTGACGTCATGATTCAAGGAGAACGCATAACCCAGTTCGTCCAGCAGCCGCCATTCGAACGAGCGCAGCAGCGGCTCCAGCGGGCGCCCGGCAGCCAAGGCCTGCAAGGTCAGGGCGTAGTGCTCGAACAGGGCCGGGAATGGCGCTTCGGCGGGCAGCAGGCGCATGAGTAGCTCATTAAGGTACAAGCCGCTGAACAGGGCATCCCCGTGCAGCCAGGCCGCTATGCCGGCGCTGTCCATCCGCCCCACATTCTTCAGCTCGCCACGCCCGCGCAGCTCCACCTCAAGTGGCACGAATGGCCGCACCAGGCTGCCGCCCTTGCCACGCGCACGCCGCAGTACGGCGCGCACGCGGCCCTGCGGCGTGAACAAGTCCACCAGCGCGCTGGTTTCCTTGTAGGCACGGCTGTGCAGCACGTAGGCTGGCTGGCCGACAGGTTGTTCCATTAGCGTTCACCCAGCCCGTGATTGTGGGAGCGGCCTTGTGTCGCGAAAGGGCCGCAACGCGGCCCCCCGGATTTCAGCATTGCCGCCAAAATGGCTGGGGCTGCTTCGCAGCCCTTTCGCGACGCAAGGCCGCTCCCACAAGGGCCGCCTTGAGCCTTAGAGGTCGCCGTAGCCCAGCGAGCGTAGGGCGCGCTCGTCGTCGGACCAGCCGCCCTTCACCTTGACCCACAGGTTGAGCATGACCTTGGAGTCGAACAGCACTTCCATGTCCTTGCGCGCCTCAGAACCGATACGCTTGATACGCTCGCCCTTGTCGCCAATGATGATTTTCTTCTGGCCGTCGCGCTCAACCAGAATCAACGCGTGAATGTGCAGCACATGGCCCTGCTGCTTGAACTCCTCGATCTCCACCGTGATCTGGTACGGCAACTCCGCACCCAGCTGGCGCATGATCTTCTCGCGCACCAGTTCGGCGGCCAGGAAGCGGCTGCTACGGTCGGTAATCTGGTCTTCGGGGAAGAAGTGATCGTTCTCGGGCAGGTGCTTGGCGATCTGTGCTTCCAGCGCTTCGAGGTTGTGCCCCTGCTGCGCAGAAATCGGCATGACTTCGGCGTTTGGCAGTTGCTCCTGCAGCCACTGCAGGTGCGGGATCAACTCGGCCTTCTCTTCCATGCGGTCAGTCTTGTTGACTGCGATGATCAGCGGGCCGGTCACGTACTGCACGCGCTCCAGCACCAGTTGGTCTTCGTCGGTCCACTTGGTACGGTCGACCACGAAGATCACCACGTCAACGTCCTTGAGGGCCGCCGAGGCGTTGCGGTTCATGTAGCGGTTCAAGGCTTTGTCGTTGGCCTTGTGCATACCGGGGGTGTCAACGTAGATCGCCTGCACATCACCTTCGGTCTTGATACCGAGCATGTTGTGGCGGGTGGTCTGCGGCTTGCGCGAAGTGATCGCCAGCTTCTGCCCCAGGATGTGGTTGAGCAAGGTCGACTTGCCCACGTTGGGGCGGCCGACAATGGCCACGTAGCCGCAGCGAGTCGGGTTGCTATCAGTCATTGCCATTCTCCACGCCCAGGGCGATCAGTGCGGACGCGGCAGCGACTTGCTCGGCAATACGCCGGCTAACGCCCTGACCACGGCTCTTGTTGTTCAGCAGCACGACTTCGCATTCGACGAAGAAGGTACGGCAGTGCGGTTCACCCTGGATATCCACGACTTCGTATCGCGGCAGCTCACAGCTGCGTGATTGCAGGAATTCTTGCAGCCGGGTTTTCGGGTCTTTGTTGGTGTCGACCAGGGTCAGGCCTTCGAACTCGTCGGCCAGCCAGGCCAGTACACGTTCGCGGGCCGTGTCCATGTCAGCGTCCAGGTAAATGGCACCGATCAGTGCCTCCAGGGCGTCGGCCAGGATCGATTCGCGACGGAACCCGCCACTCTTGAGCTCACCCGACCCCAGGCGCAGGTATTCGCCCAGGTCGAAACCACGGGCCAGGCGGGCCAGGGTCTCGCCCTTGACCAAGCGCGCGCGCAGCCGCGACAGCTGGCCTTCGCGTGCCTGAGGGAAGCGCTCGAACAGCGCTTCGCCGGCGACGAAGTTGAGAATGGCGTCACCGAGAAACTCCAGGCGCTCGTTATTGCGCCCGGCATAGCTGCGATGGGTCAGCGCCAGAAGCATCTGGTCCTGATTCTTGAAGGTATAACCGAGCTTTCGCTCCAGATGGGCAAGGGAAGCACTCATGCAACCACCCGTTTGTTGTTCAACGCGTTGTTCAAATCAACATCCTGAAAGACTGTTTGGCTGTGGCCCGCCGCCGTTTGCGACGAATCTCCCGATCCCTGAGAACACAGCCTATGTCAGAAATGCATTCGGCGCTGTCTGCTGGACAGCGCCGAAGGGTATCAATGGATCAGGCCGACCCGCGACAGGTTGGGCAGGTGGCTGAGCTTGGGCTCTGGCCAGCTCATCCACACCGCGAAGGCCTTGCCGACGATGTTCCGGTCCGGAACCATGCCGTGCAGTTCCTTGGGGATGTTCGGGTCATCCCAGTAACGGCTGTCGTTGGAGTTGTCGCGGTTGTCGCCCATCATGAAGTAATGGCCTGCCGGCACGGTCCACTGCTGGTCCGGCGGCATGCGATAACGGCTCATTTCCTTGCGGATCAGGTGTTCGGCCGCGCCGAGTTTTTCCTTGTACAGCTCGGCGCTGCCCAAGGTGCCCGGTTCGGTACCCACCAGTTGTTCGGCAATCGGCTGGCCGTTGACGAACAACCGCTTGTCGTTGGTGTAGCGGATCTGGTCGCCCGGCAGGCCGACCACTCGCTTGATGTAGTTGACGTTCGGGTCGCTCGGATAGCGGAACACCATTACATCACCGCGTTGCGGGTCACCTACCTCGATGACCTTCTTGTCGATCACCGGCAGGCGAATACCGTACGAGAACTTGTTCACCAGGATGAAGTCGCCCACTTCCAGGGTCGGTTTCATCGACCCCGAAGGAATCTGGAACGGCTCGACCAGGAATGAACGCAGCACCAGCACGATGAACAGCACCGGAAAGAACGATTTGCCGTACTCGACCAGCAACGGCTCCTTGTTCAGGCGCTCGACAACGGCCATCTCGGGCTGGCTGACGCTGCCCTGATAGTTGGCGATTGCCGCACGCCGGCGCGGGGCCAGGAACAGCAGGTCGATCAAGCCCAGCAGACCGCAGACGAAGACGGCGATGACTAGCAACAGCGGGAAATTTAGCGACATAGGACCTAGCTATCCAACCTGAGCACGGCGAGGAAGGCTTCCTGTGGAATTTCCACGTTGCCGACCTGTTTCATGCGTTTCTTACCGGCCTTCTGCTTCTCCAGCAGTTTCTTCTTACGGCTGACGTCACCACCGTAGCACTTGGCCAGTACGTTCTTTCTGAGCGCCTTGACGGTTGTCCGCGCGATGATCTGGCCGCCAATGGCTGCCTGGATCGCCACATCGAACATCTGCCGAGGGATCAGTTCCTTCATCTTCTCGGTCAACGCACGGCCTTTGTAGGCCGCGTTGTCGCGGTGCACGATCAATGCCAGGGCATCGACCTTGTCGCCATTGATCAGTACGTCCAGTTTGACCAGGTTGGCCGACTGGTAGCGATCAAAATGATAATCCAGCGAAGCATAGCCGCGGCTGGTGGACTTGAGACGGTCGAAGAAGTCCAGGACCACTTCGTTCATCGGCATGTCGTAACGCACCTGCACCTGGCTGCCGA from Pseudomonas fortuita carries:
- the pdxJ gene encoding pyridoxine 5'-phosphate synthase, encoding MLLGVNIDHVATLRQARGTRYPDPVKAALDAEEAGADGITVHLREDRRHIQERDVLLLKDVLQTRMNFEMGVTEEMMAFAEKIRPAHICLVPETRQELTTEGGLDVAGQEARIKAAVERLARTGAEVSLFIDADERQIEASRRVGAPAIELHTGRYADAETPTEVAEELKRIVDGVAFGVGQGLIVNAGHGLHYHNVEAVAAIKGINELNIGHALVAHALFVGFKAAVAEMKALIVAASR
- the recO gene encoding DNA repair protein RecO — its product is MEQPVGQPAYVLHSRAYKETSALVDLFTPQGRVRAVLRRARGKGGSLVRPFVPLEVELRGRGELKNVGRMDSAGIAAWLHGDALFSGLYLNELLMRLLPAEAPFPALFEHYALTLQALAAGRPLEPLLRSFEWRLLDELGYAFSLNHDVNDQPIAADGLYRLRVDAGLERVEWVQPGLFRGIELLALADADWDTAGALLAAKRLMRQALAVHLGAKPLVSRELFRKR
- the era gene encoding GTPase Era, which translates into the protein MTDSNPTRCGYVAIVGRPNVGKSTLLNHILGQKLAITSRKPQTTRHNMLGIKTEGDVQAIYVDTPGMHKANDKALNRYMNRNASAALKDVDVVIFVVDRTKWTDEDQLVLERVQYVTGPLIIAVNKTDRMEEKAELIPHLQWLQEQLPNAEVMPISAQQGHNLEALEAQIAKHLPENDHFFPEDQITDRSSRFLAAELVREKIMRQLGAELPYQITVEIEEFKQQGHVLHIHALILVERDGQKKIIIGDKGERIKRIGSEARKDMEVLFDSKVMLNLWVKVKGGWSDDERALRSLGYGDL
- the rnc gene encoding ribonuclease III, which translates into the protein MSASLAHLERKLGYTFKNQDQMLLALTHRSYAGRNNERLEFLGDAILNFVAGEALFERFPQAREGQLSRLRARLVKGETLARLARGFDLGEYLRLGSGELKSGGFRRESILADALEALIGAIYLDADMDTARERVLAWLADEFEGLTLVDTNKDPKTRLQEFLQSRSCELPRYEVVDIQGEPHCRTFFVECEVVLLNNKSRGQGVSRRIAEQVAAASALIALGVENGND
- the lepB gene encoding signal peptidase I, with the protein product MSLNFPLLLVIAVFVCGLLGLIDLLFLAPRRRAAIANYQGSVSQPEMAVVERLNKEPLLVEYGKSFFPVLFIVLVLRSFLVEPFQIPSGSMKPTLEVGDFILVNKFSYGIRLPVIDKKVIEVGDPQRGDVMVFRYPSDPNVNYIKRVVGLPGDQIRYTNDKRLFVNGQPIAEQLVGTEPGTLGSAELYKEKLGAAEHLIRKEMSRYRMPPDQQWTVPAGHYFMMGDNRDNSNDSRYWDDPNIPKELHGMVPDRNIVGKAFAVWMSWPEPKLSHLPNLSRVGLIH